The nucleotide sequence GGAGGTGTCCGCGACCCGCATATCCTGCGAAGCGAAGACGGAAAATCATTTTATATGGTTGTTACTGATATGGTTTCTGCCAAAGGATGGGATTCAAATCGGGCCATGGTGTTGCTCAAATCGAATGATTTGTTACATTGGAAATCGAGTATAGTAAATATTCAGAATAAGTATCCCGGAAATGAGAATCTTTTACGTGTATGGGCTCCGCAAACCATCTACGATTCTGCTGCCGGGAAATACCTGGTGTACTGGTCAATGAAACATGGAGATGGCCCGGATATTATTTATTATGCCTATGCTAATAAAGATTTTACAGATCTGGAGGGAAATCCAAAACAACTCTTTTTCCCGGAAAATGGTAAATCTTGTATTGACGGAGATATTATTTACAAAGATAACCTGTATCATTTGTTTTATAAAACGGAAGGTCATGGCAATGGCATTAAGAAAGCAACAAGCAAGTCTCTTACATCCGGAAAATGGATGGAAGAAGATACATACCTAAATCTGGAGAAAGAACCCGCCGAAGGTTCATCGGTTTTTAAATTGTTCAATTCCGATGCCTATATTTTAATGTACGACAGGTATACAGAAGGAAAATACAGATTCATGCAGAGCAACGACCTTGAAAATTATAAGGAGGCGGATGATAAAGTATATATGGATTTTCACCCCAGACATGGCACCATTATTCCGGTTACCGGAAAAGAGTTGAAATCTCTTTTCAAAACCTGGGGAAAACCTGAAGGATTCTCCGGCTCTTTTTAATTTATATTTCTTTGAATAAAAACCACCTATACTAGTATGCTATGAAAAGACGAAACTTTGTAAAGACGATGGCAGCGTCTACAGCGTTGGGGTTTGTTTCCCCGGATAT is from uncultured Macellibacteroides sp. and encodes:
- a CDS encoding glycoside hydrolase family 43 protein, encoding MNMKKFFPISCLVFYLLLGSVLPAFAKHHTSATPDEEYAGYLFVYFTGNDIAEESVHYAVSADGYTYYALNNNKQVLDSKLISSTGGVRDPHILRSEDGKSFYMVVTDMVSAKGWDSNRAMVLLKSNDLLHWKSSIVNIQNKYPGNENLLRVWAPQTIYDSAAGKYLVYWSMKHGDGPDIIYYAYANKDFTDLEGNPKQLFFPENGKSCIDGDIIYKDNLYHLFYKTEGHGNGIKKATSKSLTSGKWMEEDTYLNLEKEPAEGSSVFKLFNSDAYILMYDRYTEGKYRFMQSNDLENYKEADDKVYMDFHPRHGTIIPVTGKELKSLFKTWGKPEGFSGSF